In Salvelinus fontinalis isolate EN_2023a chromosome 8, ASM2944872v1, whole genome shotgun sequence, the genomic stretch GGTGAGGGTTATGAGGGCTACTGGAGGGCCTACTACAGAGCTTGGGAGGATTACTACGCCTCCATGCCCCCCTCTCACCACCAAGGTTACCATGACTACCACAGTATGGCGTCCAGCTGGATGGCTGCCTACCGTATGAACTCTGTGTACATGGAGGAACTGTTAAAACACTGACACAGGGCTTCACACGTAGACCAGAGAAACTGACTTTAGCTCATGTCTTTGGCAGAAGTTTCTTTCCACTCAATGTCTGCTGTTATCAGTGAAACAAAGTTAAAGATGGTTAAAACTTTAAATATCTCTATGTAGGAGCAGCAAATGGTGAACAAACATGAATCATTTCTTCAGTTATTTTAAGGAAATCACTGATTTCCACATAACAATGTTATTTGCTGTACACGTTTTGGTCTTTAATTTTGAATGTAAAATAGTGGACTTGAGCTAATATTATTGCATGGTAAATGAATGAGTTTACTACATGCATTATTATTATGCCTACTTTGTATACATGTGTACGTACTTTTGTAATAAAGATACCTTTGTTCAATATGCCTCCTTTCAGACCTTATTTGATGCCCCTTGTCATTCCCTATAATATAATCTAATCATGACACTATAATATAATCTTATTCCAGAAACACAGAGAAGAACatgggctgcgtttacacaggcagaccaattctgattataaaaaaaataagaaaaaaaagatttagtccaatcagctctgaaaaagatctggcatgaaaagatctgatgtgattggtcaaaagaccaattattgggggggaaaaaagatcagaattgagctacctgtgtaaatgcagccatgaTGGTATTCTTGGAAAATGCTCAGTCGTCAGCCTCAGAACAACACAGGCTAGAACAGCAAGGTCACACTGACCAAACCTGAATACTCCAATCAGCCAGCAAAGCCCTGCTCATCAAATCAGGCTTGGAACAGTCTCTCCCTCAATATGCCACTCAATCACAGAACACACTTTAAATGTTGACCAATTCACTCCATTGACATGCGGTGTGTCATAGGCTAGCTAGGTCAAGGATGCTGCTATCAAAACTATTCCGTTTGCTCTGTGCTGCCTGGTGAGAGGAGAAAAGGCTAGGCGCATGGCTATGTCTGCCGGTTTGGGAAACATTTTACGTTTTGTTTTAACTGCAAAGATTTGAGTAAACTAAATGATGAACTGTTGACCATCAATGGAAGGAGTTGAAATATCACCTGGGTTGTTGATGGCTTATTTTAGGTTACATCCAAGCAGATAGGTAAAAGGATGAAACAAATCTAATTTCTATGTTAATGCTCGCGGTGCATAGACTTCCATCGTTGGGCATGGACGTGTGCTTCTTTACATGAAGACAAAAGAACAGCTTGACGTTTGTATGTTGGCTACAAGTGACGCATTTATGCCTGTGTGataacagagatggagagaaaaggcGAAACAAAATTTACAGTATCGGACATTTACGCTGTACTGTACAGTGATGGACAGCGCTTTGAGCGGAACCACACTAGGGCTGTGAGGCACGAGTGACACGGTGTTCCTCGTGTTCAACTATCTGGTGTTGAGCCTGACTTTTCTCCTGGGACTGCCGGGGAACCTGTTCGTGTGCTGGGTGATGTACAGGACTAGGACTGTGCAGACTACCAACAACGCGCTCCTGGTTAACCTGGCCGCCAACGACCTATTGAAATGCTCTCTGGACACCCCGCTCTTGCTTTCTGTGCTACTGGAGGGGAGGCGAGAGCAGCAGTTCACCTACGCCCTCTGCAGTTGCGTTCAGCTGCTCACCCTGGTCAGCATCAGCATGGAACGGTTCCAGGCCATCGCTTTCCCGTTTCACAACAAGAAGACGAAGGGCAGGATTCAGGTTTGGATCCTCGCTATCTGGGCTTTCGGGTTACTTCTAGCCATGTGCCGTCGTCACGTAGACAAACACGCGGACCGGTTTGGCGCATATATTTTGGTTCCAGTGTGGGGTTGCAGCCTAACTTTAATAGTTATTCACTACGTGCGGATATTTAAAGTAGTCAGGCAACACGGTAACAAAGTGTCAGACCGCGGGATTCAGCTGAGGCCCTCTGTGTCGAGGCACATCTGGAGTAGGCAGAACTGTGTTGTTTCAGCACCGCGGATAGCACCGGGGCACACGTTCAAATCCTTAGCAGCGGCTGGAGCGTCGCGGATTCTGCAACTCCCACGGTGCACAGTGATCACAGTGTCTGAGGAGTCCAGCACCCCTTCAGCGGAGAAAGCTCAGGAGAGAGTGAGGGCCGTGTGTCTCCTCACCCCCACTGCTAGGGAGAGGGGACAGAAGAGGAGGGAGCGGAAACTGGCCAAGCGCTTTGGGTACAGCATCATCACCTTCACTCTCTTCTGGATGCCCATGGTTGTGATTCTGCTAATACATGTCATCGTGACGAGGAGCAGAGACTCAGTGAGTAGGCTATATCATGAAATTATCAGAAAATGAGTCTTTACAGCTTTCATATTAATTTACAACTTTTACGGTGTTTAATTTTGTAGGCTACTCtttcctcccttcttctctcctgTCCGCTTTCCcgctgccccccccctctcccctgttttcctctctcctctcccctccccccctctctgcccctgcaccccctccctctccccttttctccagCAGAGCTGGgtcttgaaggagctggagaccTCAGCCATGGTCCTGACCTGTGTCCCTGCAGCTGTGGACCCCCTCATCTACACCATGGTCACCAGACAGTTCCGCTCTGAGTTCAGCAAGCTGATCTCCTCACTCCTCTGCAGGGGCTGAGGAATCAATCCAGGCCCAGGACTGGGAGGACTGAGAACTGGGACCCCTGGACAGAAGTCAAGGCAGGTCTGCAGAGGATTCAATTGTAGTGCCCTGTCAGCACAATATAATTTCATACAATTGAGAATTCTATCATCATGTGTAAATAAACTAATAACATCTCACTTTTGGGGAATTTACCTGAGTTTATTCAGGTAAATATTAAAACATGCTAGCCAGGCTGGTAGCCTTTTTATCACATGTATAGATGTATGAATTGAATAGACAATAGCTAATAGGATTGTACAGTATGTGCCGTAACGATGTCTTTATGAGGGGTATGACTGTTCAGCGTCTGTTCTTACTGTCATCAGCATGTGTGAAATTGTAATTAGTGAAGGAAGAAAAGCTGCTTACAACtataatacagacacacacacacacacacactacatcccACCATCCCCAATGTCTGTTAGTGGATGACATAAAAGACAAAGTCAGAGGTGGTTTCGGCAGATATAGATGTTTTTATCAGGCGTTTTCACAGTCGGGACACAAGACAAGGTCATAAATAATAACCAACGACTGACAGGATACGCACAGCATTAGTGTCAACAACGACAGGAGTCAGGGGAAAGCAAAGAGTGACGGAGAGACTGAGCCGAAGAAAAGACAAATTGGCTAAGGGAAAGGAAA encodes the following:
- the LOC129861216 gene encoding 5-hydroxytryptamine receptor 1D-like isoform X2, with translation MYRTRTVQTTNNALLVNLAANDLLKCSLDTPLLLSVLLEGRREQQFTYALCSCVQLLTLVSISMERFQAIAFPFHNKKTKGRIQVWILAIWAFGLLLAMCRRHVDKHADRFGAYILVPVWGCSLTLIVIHYVRIFKVVRQHGNKVSDRGIQLRPSVSRHIWSRQNCVVSAPRIAPGHTFKSLAAAGASRILQLPRCTVITVSEESSTPSAEKAQERVRAVCLLTPTARERGQKRRERKLAKRFGYSIITFTLFWMPMVVILLIHVIVTRSRDSSWVLKELETSAMVLTCVPAAVDPLIYTMVTRQFRSEFSKLISSLLCRG
- the LOC129861216 gene encoding D(4) dopamine receptor-like isoform X1 produces the protein MYRTRTVQTTNNALLVNLAANDLLKCSLDTPLLLSVLLEGRREQQFTYALCSCVQLLTLVSISMERFQAIAFPFHNKKTKGRIQVWILAIWAFGLLLAMCRRHVDKHADRFGAYILVPVWGCSLTLIVIHYVRIFKVVRQHGNKVSDRGIQLRPSVSRHIWSRQNCVVSAPRIAPGHTFKSLAAAGASRILQLPRCTVITVSEESSTPSAEKAQERVRAVCLLTPTARERGQKRRERKLAKRFGYSIITFTLFWMPMVVILLIHVIVTRSRDSQSWVLKELETSAMVLTCVPAAVDPLIYTMVTRQFRSEFSKLISSLLCRG